In Paramisgurnus dabryanus chromosome 7, PD_genome_1.1, whole genome shotgun sequence, the following are encoded in one genomic region:
- the LOC135717934 gene encoding G2/M phase-specific E3 ubiquitin-protein ligase-like, whose protein sequence is MREKPCKSLSDILTELAECVDHTSTFNVSVTREGLYERSMLQWKRQKNSSPKNTLYINFLGEYGIDNGALKKEFLTEMLRGIESHLFEGGDTGKAPKYSITDYMNDNFKTCGEIFAVSVAQGGPPPNFFNKWCYDYICSGTINKEEMSRDNVTDPELIELIEQIDAADTNSITNLSERILASGYSGPIIHERKAAIIDAIVLHSAVRIIPVLQQICDGLKLYGFHNLLTHRSDSCLQLFVPGHLKKVDAEFLELALAPVFSVEGSLRRHTECRIINFLQDFIQKLEDEEELATPEEKGTSKTSNCITVGSFLQWLTGQAHIPLIASQREGFKIHIDFDHDCNVRYGNHNICYPVVNACATSITFPTKHIGTYQEFQDIISEAINGSQEFGRH, encoded by the exons ATGAGAGAGAAACCATGTAAAAG CTTGTCTGATATCCTCACAGAGCTTGCAGAATGTGTAGACCACACATCAACCTTTAATGTAAGTGTCACAAGAGAAGGTCTTTATGAAAGGAGCATGTTGCAATGGAAACGGCAAAAAAATTCCTCTCCAAAGAATACTCTCTATATTAACTTCCTCGGAGAGTATGGAATAGACAATGGAGCTCTCAAAAAAGAATTCCTAACAG AAATGCTGAGAGGAATAGAATCACACCTTTTTGAGGGAGGAGACACAGGGAAAGCTCCGAAGTACTCCATTACAGATTATATGAATGATAATTTCAA GACTTGTGGAGAGATCTTTGCTGTGAGTGTAGCACAAGGGGGCCCACCAcccaatttttttaataaatggtgCTATGACTACATCTGTTCAGGCACTATTAATAAGGAAGAGATGTCCAGAGACAATGTTACAGATCCTGAGCTCATAGAGCTTATTGAACAG ATTGATGCTGCAGATACAAACTCTATAACCAACCTATCCGAAAGAATTTTGGCAAGCGGATATTCAGGACCTATTATCCATGAGCGGAAGGCAGCGATTATTGA TGCCATAGTCCTGCACTCCGCGGTACGGATAATTCCAGTGTTGCAGCAGATCTGTGACGGATTGAAACTGTATGGCTTCCACAACTTACTGACTCATCGTAGTGATTCTTGCCTGCAGCTGTTTGTACCTGGACACCTGAAAAAG GTGGATGCAGAATTCCTTGAGCTTGCCTTGGCTCCTGTCTTCAGTGTGGAAGGCTCACTCAGGCGCCATACAGAGTGTCGCATTATAAACTTCTTACAGGATTTTATTCAGAAGTTAGAGGATGAAG AAGAACTTGCCACTCCAGAGGAGAAGGGCACGAGCAAAACAAGTAACTGCATCACTGTAGGCAGCTTCCTCCAGTGGCTCACGGGACAAGCACATATTCCACTGATTGCATCACAAAGGGAAGGCTTTAAAATTCACATTGACTTTGACCATGATTGTAATGTACGTTATGGTAATCACAACATATGCTATCCCGTTGTCAATGCTTGTGCGACCTCCATAACTTTTCCAACAAAACACATTGGCACATATCAGGAGTTCCAAGACATAATTTCAGAAGCAATAAATGGTAGCCAAGAGTTTGGTCGGCACTAG
- the LOC135734391 gene encoding uncharacterized protein, producing the protein MPSAGYRMVKGRLQSMGIHVQWRRVAASMHEVDSIGVLSRMYGLGCVVRRTYSVRGPLSLWHVDTNHKLIRYNIVIFGAVDGYSRKVMCLNAATNNRASTALGFFKEATERYGVPSRVRADQGVENVEIAKFMFSVRGTDRGSFMAGKSVHNQRIERLWRDLRVCVTSKYYRTLQSLERDHLLDLSSANDIFCVHYIFLPKLQEDLGFFAAGWNHHPLSTEANLSPEQKWHIGMLHTQLDQPENLEDIQEPEFDWEVAAEHDGVDVDGAVLVPEFECPLNEQELSELGTLIRQSDPNTPPTDLYAICHAYVTGRCNI; encoded by the exons atgcccTCTGCTGGATACCGAATGGTCAAAGGTAGGCTACAATCCATGGGAATTCATGTACAATGGAGAAGAGTTGCTGCTTCAATGCACGAAGTGGATTCGATTGGAGTTCTCTCAAGAATGTATGGATTGGGATGTGTGGTACGACGCACATATTCTGTTAGAGGCCCCCTGTCTCTTTGGCATGTGGACACCAATCACAAATTGATAAG GTACaatattgtcatttttggggcAGTGGACGGATATTCTAGGAAG GTAATGTGCTTAAACGCTGCAACAAACAATCGTGCATCAACAGCCCTTGGCTTCTTCAAGGAGGCAACTGAAAGATATGGTGTACCCTCAAG AGTCAGAGCAGACCAGGGGGTGGAAAATGTGGAAATCGCAAAGTTCATGTTTTCAGTCCGTGGAACTGACCGTGGAAGCTTTATGGCTGGGAAAAGCGTTCATAATCAAAG GATTGAGCGTCTATGGCGTGATTTAAGGGTCTGCGTCACCTCTAAGTACTACAGGACACTACAAAGTCTGGAAAGAGACCACCTACTGGATTTATCCTCTGCCAACGACATTTTCTGTGTCCATTATATATTCCTACCTAAACTGCAGGAAGACTTGGGATTTTTTGCTGCAGGCTGGAACCACCATCCGCTAAGTACTGAAGCAAATTTGAGCCCAGAGCAGAAATGGCACATTGGTATGCTGCATACGCAGCTTGACCAGCCAGAGAATCTTGAG GATATCCAAGAGCCTGAGTTTGACTGGGAAGTTGCAGCAGAACATGATGGTGTAGATGTGGATGGTGCAGTATTGGTCCCAGAGTTTGAATGTCCGTTGAATGAGCAAGAACTGTCAGAACTTGGCACTCTTATTCGCCAAAGTGATCCCAACACACCACCTACAGACCTTTATGCAATCTGCCATGCATATGTGACTGGCAGATGCAACATATAG